Part of the Quercus lobata isolate SW786 chromosome 6, ValleyOak3.0 Primary Assembly, whole genome shotgun sequence genome, TCAAGTCCTTAAATCTCTCCCAACTCTCATAAAATTTCTCTTGTTCATCCTgataaaaatttgcaatttctCTCCTCAAAGCATTGGTCTTGGCCATTGGAAAGAATTTAGAGAGGAATTTTGTGACTAACAATTCCCATGAAGTGATAGATCTAGGTGACAGAGAATTAACCAATGCTTTTGCCTTATCCTTCAAGGAAAAAGGGAATAAACGCAAGGGAACAGAGTCATCAATGAAATTCTGGAACTTACAAGTAGCATAAATCTCAAGAAAATCCTTTACATGCATATAAGGGTCTTCTTTATCCAATCCATAAAAAAGTAGGAAGAAGGTGGATTATCTGTGGCTTCAACTCAAAATGTGCAACAGTGATTGCAGGCAATACTATGCAAGATGGAGGGTTGGTGGTTATGGGTGAGAACAACTCTCTAAGAGTTTTTGAATCATCTCCTATTTCTCCCATTGTGGATGAATAATCAAAACTAACAAGACGATTTTCTTTATCACGTATCCAATTACACCAAGcacaaagaaataaatatattttttttgtttttttttttctatttaaaaaaataaatttaaactaCAACCAGTAGaaggaaaaattcaattaagacctaatttattttcctaaccAAGTCCCTGGCAATGGTGCCAAAaacttgttgtgaaattttaaagtacttgCAAGTGTACGAACTGTACCGAATTATAGCTTGACAAGAACAAGGTCAAACCCACAGGGACTTGAatgaatgtaggaaaattaattaaaccttaaccaaattaatcctaatctagtttaataaaaattggttgttttgaaattaaataaaataagcaaataattaaactaagcaaaagatataaaacaataaaaagatgtaaacaatcaagagaaaggaattaaggttttggaatccgccttgtaagtcatattagtagatatttatgatcattaatttttcccaaccactacatgataatctaggaATCAATCTTGCTGCcatggaaaatattatcattaaaacttctatttaaatatctaaaGCATGTTCTTtttcgcttcttaagtataaaatcaaattatcaattgtatctgtagccaaacaaatcacaagagatatccagttttataatcaagaaataataaaccaagcattcaattaattaagataaatcctaaatcatgagaaaaacatgattgaactcatatctagaatctcatcttagtcaattgatatgaagcaagaacaatttaaatcattaaagaacaactattgtgggaaaaatcaaatcatataaatattagtaataatccttaacaaggtttcatcctcaaccctaattataaatttagctactcatagtaattgaaataaaacacaagaataaaatactaaacattaaactagacaaataaaatagagaaagaaatagtcacaGTGCAAGAGAAAAGCCATAGAAAAAAAACACGTTCTGCTGCCTACACTCCAGTCCTAGCCGTCCCCTTAAACAATCTAACCTAGAGgctttatatatgaaaataaccACCTTACACTATTCTATATTCATAATACAATCAGAATAAGGAATTCAAAAGCCGTGCACATGCAAGGGACTCTGTGGCCTTGCTTTACGCCAAGACTTCAAGATTTCACATGCAATATTCGAATGGcccaacaagtggagggtgaAGATGATCCAAAGGAGAATATATAAGGTAAAAGACTCTTCATGGAGAAGGGATcggaaaaaggagaaagagaacaCTGTAGTAATCAAAATTGTCTCTGTATTTAACTGTGATTAATATACATAATTATGGCCTCCTCGGATTGAAAGTCTATTGATATCAATACATTTTTTTGTGCctgattgtcatttaattccATATTAGCCGTTGTTCaattcattagggcctagttctttgacccactctctacaaatttattgtattgggtttattGGGCCGAGATCCCATATACTTTGGGTTTGGGCCACAAATCGAGActctacaattggcgccgtctgtgggaagaacttgtgtgatAGTGAAAACAACGGTTAAATATGGCAAATTCAGGCTCACATCAAGTAGAATCCATGGCATCTCAACGTGAAAATCCTTTCGCCAATCTTGAACGTAGGAGAGATAGGGAGGGCAGCGCACACGTTACACACACAAGCAAAAGCCACTCTTTAGTTGGGAGTCACGTCTCTCAAGAACAACACAATAAAGCCATGCCAAGAATAACACAATAAAGCCATGCAAAGGGAAATTGACCAGCTTAAGAAGAAGTTACGCCATGCACAACGAAAACGAACTCCCGCCCTGTTTGATTCCTCCTCCGATGATGAGAAGGATAGTAGTTATCGACATAGATCAAGGACTCCCCCTAGCAAATCCTTCTCATATGAAGAAGAGCATCATAGTGAATGCCGATGCAAAAGCCCCGTTAACAAAGGATTGGGAAATGTTGCTATGAGCAAAGCTTTGAACCAGATTGCCAAGTCACCGTTCACTCGTAGAATCGAAAGAGTAGCTCCTCCTCGGCATTTTCATCAGCCAACattcaccatttataatggGTGAACAGACCCagtagagcatgtgagccattTCAATCAGAGAATGGCTGTCTATTCTAAGGACGAAACcttgatgtgcaaagtgttcCCATCTAGTTTGGGACCCGTggcaatgagatggtttgacAGCTTGAAGATGGGTTCTATAAATTCCTTCAAGGAGCTCACTCAGGCGTTTGGCTCCCGTTTTATCACATGTACCAGGGTCCTTCGGCCCTTAGACTCCCTACTGTCTTTGTCCATGCGAGAAGTGAAAACCTTGAAAGCATGCTCGAACAAGTACTGGGAGATTTACAATAAGATAGAGGGTGGCTTTGAAGATGTCGCCATCAGTACTTTCAAGAGCGGCCTCCCAGCCGAGCATGGTTTAAGGAAGTCCCTAATAGGAAAACCAATCACCAGCCTGGGCCAACTTATGGACCGTATTGATAAGTATAAAAGGTTTGAGAAAGATCAACCACTAGGtaaaggaaaggctaaggttatccctcaagagaggagggatttcaggttggACTGATTCAATAATAACCGGCCCCGGAGAGATTTTGCTAGACAATCAGGGTCTACCAACACTCAGACCTTTAATGCAGTATTTTAAGAACCAGTGCATAATGGTTCTAGAGAAGATTaagaacgagccattcttcaaatggccaaacaagatggccGAAAACCCCTTGAGACGCAATCAAAACCTTTATTGCCAATATCATCAGGATCAGGGGCACACCACGGAAGACTGTAGGAATCTATGGGATCATTTGGACCAGCTGGTCCATTTTAGTGCCCAAGCAGGGCAAACATGTTTGGATCCATGAAGAGATTCTTCTTCAAGACCTCCTCTAGGAACGATCACTGTCATC contains:
- the LOC115950035 gene encoding uncharacterized protein LOC115950035; translation: MAVYSKDETLMCKVFPSSLGPVAMRWFDSLKMGSINSFKELTQAFGSRFITCTRVLRPLDSLLSLSMREVKTLKACSNKYWEIYNKIEGGFEDVAISTFKSGLPAEHGLRKSLIGKPITSLGQLMDRIDKYKRFEKDQPLGKGKAKVIPQERRDFRLD